A genomic region of Elaeis guineensis isolate ETL-2024a chromosome 9, EG11, whole genome shotgun sequence contains the following coding sequences:
- the LOC105031933 gene encoding leucine-rich repeat receptor-like serine/threonine/tyrosine-protein kinase SOBIR1 — protein MVTLLPLPVIFVSLIASCNGSRSIRSPNKSFITSRITYSFHTKNTTTTTFRTRVEESSVPSSNEKFHINPIGVAVGFLIPPILLFLCWLAVKYCRRNKSCNKVGDDSQPTFFSPVIRSIDLSFFEKLEQGGLQLGIVGRGGCGEVYKAELRNGERRLKIAIKRIMQPAIDAEELCEKETKFLNFQMQQIRSEIQTVGQLGHPNILPLLVHVSRPNYHYLVYEFMKNGSLHDALKGASDGLRNLEWPIRYKIALGVAAGLEYLHIMHRPRIIHRDLKPANILLDNDLNARISDFGLAKLVPDSISSAMRSKVAGTLGYVAPEYHQTMMFTDKSDVYSFGVVLAVLVTGKFPTDEFFQGTDEMTIVGWVRNVMRSDNPRMAIDRKLLGTGFEEQMLLVLKIACFCTYDDPKARPNSTDIRCMLSQIKH, from the coding sequence ATGGTCACCCTTCTTCCTCTGCCTGTCATCTTCGTCTCTCTAATCGCCTCTTGTAATGGCAGCAGGAGCATTAGAAGTCCAAACAAAAGCTTCATCACATCTAGGATCACGTACTCTTTCCACACGAAAAACACCACCACCACCACGTTTCGCACACGTGTCGAGGAATCAAGTGTTCCTTCATCAAATGAGAAATTTCATATCAATCCTATAGGAGTTGCAGTTGGTTTTCTGATACCTCCTATACTATTGTTTCTGTGCTGGTTGGCTGTAAAATATTGCAGGAGGAACAAAAGCTGTAACAAAGTTGGTGACGACTCTCAGCCTACATTTTTCAGCCCAGTGATCAGGTCCATTGACCTCTCCTTCTTTGAAAAGCTCGAGCAAGGTGGCCTTCAGTTGGGGATCGTTGGTCGTGGAGGGTGCGGTGAGGTGTACAAGGCTGAGTTACGGAATGGTGAGAGAAGATTAAAGATTGCAATCAAGAGGATCATGCAACCAGCAATTGATGCAGAAGAGCTCTGTGAAAAGGAAACCAAATTCCTGAACTTTCAGATGCAGCAAATCAGATCAGAGATCCAAACAGTTGGTCAATTGGGACACCCAAATATTCTGCCTCTCTTAGTTCATGTGTCACGGCCTAATTACCACTACCTTGTCTACGAGTTCATGAAAAATGGAAGCTTGCATGATGCTCTCAAGGGTGCTTCTGATGGATTGAGAAACCTGGAATGGCCAATCCGATACAAAATCGCACTTGGTGTTGCTGCCGGCCTCGAGTACCTTCATATAATGCATAGACCACGGATAATTCACAGAGATTTGAAACCTGCAAACATATTGCTTGACAATGATCTAAATGCTCGGATCTCCGACTTTGGGCTTGCAAAATTGGTGCCAGACTCGATCAGCAGTGCAATGAGATCCAAGGTGGCAGGGACGCTAGGTTACGTTGCACCTGAATATCATCAGACGATGATGTTTACTGATAAATCTGATGTATATAGTTTTGGGGTGGTTCTAGCCGTACTGGTCACTGGCAAGTTTCCAACTGATGAATTCTTTCAGGGAACAGATGAGATGACCATTGTAGGATGGGTTAGGAATGTGATGAGGTCAGACAATCCGAGGATGGCCATAGATCGGAAGCTGCTGGGGACTGGGTTCGAGGAGCAGATGCTGCTGGTTTTGAAGATTGCTTGCTTTTGCACTTATGATGATCCAAAGGCCAGGCCAAATAGTACGGATATCCGATGTATGCTATCTCAAATCAAGCACTAA